The Fischerella sp. PCC 9605 genome includes the window TCCTTTTGGTTTGTTAATTGCTAGCAATGAATGAACTAGTTACCAATTTGGAGAACATCAATTTCTGAAGTAACTGGGGATTCTTTGACAGTACTCATGTCCGAAACTTCTTACTCCATGCTGTGAACTATTCTTCAAATCTTCTGATAGTTTAACTAGTGATTTTTTATCTTGTTTATATCAAAAAAAGTAATCTATAATTAAGAGTTTTTCTCATAGTTAAACTACCTGCTAAATATTAATTAGCAATTATGAATTAGTGTGACCGATAATTCCTTGATGGTATAAAAAAGCCAGTTTATCCGCAGGGTCAATCCAAAATCTAAAATCCAAAATTTTTTGCTCAGTTACAATATAAAAATTACTCAGTTGCAACGGTCAGAGGTGATGGTCGTAATGCTACTTGCCAAGTCTGTCCTTTGCGTTGCACTTGCATTTGCAAATTGCTACCTACGTTACTCTTTTCCAGCAACCGCAGGACTTCATCAACCGTATTAATAGGTTGATTATTAATTTCTTGGATTGTATCTTTTACTCGTAATCCTGCTTTGTCAGCTGGAGAATCTGGAATAACTTTGACAATGAGAACTCCTCGCTCACGAATACCAAAAAAGTTGTGATTATTGTTAGGTTTTATCTCAATACCTAAGTAAGGATGTTCAACTTTTCCCTTAGTAACTAATTGCTGGGCAATTTTTAGAGCTGTGTTGATGGGAATGGCAAAGCCGAGTCCTTGAGCGGTAGGAATTACGGCGCTATTCACGCCAATGACTTCACCATGAGCATTTAGCAGTGGCCCACCGGAGTTTCCGGGGTTAATGGCGGCATCAGTTTGAATAATACCAACATGCCGAGTAGAAAGACCTAGATATTTAGCAGAACGGTCTGTACCACTGATAATGCCTGCGGTAACGGTTCTTTGGAATCCTAAAGGATTACCAATGGCGATCGCCTATTGTCCCAGTTGCACTTGGTCAGAATTTCCTAATTTCACAGATGGCAAATTGGTGGCGGGAATTTGCACAACTCCAATATCAGTTATGGAATCTGTCCCCAGCACCTTACCCTCAAAAGTACGACCATCAAGAAATGATACTGTCACTTTATCAGCATTTTTAACAACGTGAGCGTTGGTGAGAATCTGACCATTGGGATTAATAACAAAACCAGAGCCAAGACGATGCACAACTTGCTCTTGAGTTTGTGTCGGTGCATTTTCAGCAAAAAACCATTGAGAAAACGGATCGCCACACGCATCCGACACTTGAGTTTTTATGGTTCTGGCAATATTAATTTCAACCACCGCAGGTTTCACTTTTTCTACAACTGTAGCCACAAAGTTTATACCGTTAACGGTGGGCAAGAGAAAGTGCTTACTTTGATTTTCTGGCTCTTGAATCGTTTCCGAGGATATTGGAGAATAAACTCTTGAAGGATGAAGCTCTCTGGATGAACCTCTGATGTATAAACTCAATATTCCTACTCCTAGGCTAATGGCAGCTAATAGCAAATAACTAGTTGGTTTTTTCCAAATAAACTTACCTCTTGTTGGATGAATTTTGGTGGCTATAGCTTCTAACTTCCATTCTCTAATTTGTACCTGAAAATTAGAAAACTTTAAATAATAACATTTTTGGTTATTATTTTTCTCTGTTGCTTTCATGACATTTTTGACTCATCATCTATATCTCTAACTTGTGAAATGTTAATTAAAAGGTGATTTTAAAACTCATGCTTGTTCAATAAAAGAGCAGATAAGCTTGTAAATTAAATAAAAAATAACAAAATCTTAAAAGCACTTCAAATACTAGCGTTTGCTAGAAAATATTAATTTGACAATACTCAAGATAGAGGTAAAAGTATTTAAAATTTACAAAATAGAATTAATTAACAAAATTAAATTAGGAGCAATGAGATGAAAATAAGAATTGTTAGTCTTTTCGGATTCATAGCAGTTATTCCCAGCTTGGTTAGCTTAGTTCAGCCAAAGTTAGCAGTAGCTTCAAACTCAAAAACGAAAGACGTTCCGCTAGAAAGTAGAACAGTCAAAGATGACTACAAACTGTTTTTTTCAAATCGTCAAAACACTTCTTCTGAAGTATTTGGGAATGTTCAGAATTACAATGCCTTCGGTGCCTTTAGTGATGGAGATGATGGGGTATGGCGAATTAATGACGATGTGAAATTGTTAGTTAACGAACCACTAGTAGAGCGAAACAACATTCTTACTCCTCCTAGACGAGATTTTTATGAAGGTATAGGCAGATTGGAGGTGCAGACTGAACTATTTAAAGACTAATCAATCATTTTTTACAACCTTGGTAGAAAGTCAAATTGACTTTCTACCAATTTAATTTTTGCGTCTGGATGATATTTTGATGAGTCTAATTAACCTTTTGAAGGGTTAACGCAGTGTAATCCGGGCTAAGCCGTAGGGAAGTGTTTGATTAAGAGCAACATACCCACTAGAAACGCGATAATTCACAATCTTGGTATCGGCAAAAAATTCCATATCCACATCGTTCAGTGCAATTTGCAGAGTAGTTCTAGGGGGTACTCGTTGGTCAAAAACAATCAGAATTCTGCCGTCATCTTTATACACAGTTGAGTTGAGTGTGCGATCGCCTTGGATAACCTTAACGTCATTTGTGACAATACCTGCATCATAGGGGTGGGGTGAGCGTGATGAAGGACAAAGGCCCATGAGAACCTGTATACACGTTAATGTAATGGTCGTCCTCGTATGCATCAACATCAGTAATCCGAGGTGCGCTGGGGTCATACTGGACTTCTTGTGCTTGAGCAACAGACCCAATACCAGAAACACCTGTTGTAGCGATCGTGATCGCAAGAGTCGATAATCCAATCAAATTTTTCATCACAAACCTCCAAAAACATAGTGAACTTAATTAATCTGAGAAAAAGCAGATCGGTTTATAGTATGTTTACTCTGCTATTGTTCCTTCTTGCTCGGAATCGATCTTCATACATTCTGAGATTTAGATCGTTGAGAGCATAAAAATAAGGTTCTTGCCGATAGTTATAGATATCGGCACCATAAATAAAACCTGTAGTTGGTGTTGTCATGTAAGGACGATAAACACCTCTGACGCGCTCTTCATAATCGTTGTCGATCGCCAAATATTCAGTAAATTCGGGCAAATCTTCCACTTGCTGTTTAGTTAATACAGGGACATACACCCGTTTATCTTCGTAATTAATACGAGCCATCCCAACAGGCAGCAATATTTTCTTACCAAAAACCCAAAAGCCTGTATCAACGATGAAATACCGGAAATGACCTTCATCATCAATCATCATGTTGGTTACAGAACCAACCTTATCATCTTGAGCATAAACATCAAAATTTTTGATGTCATAGCCATCGAAAATTTCATTTTGATAGTTGGGATAGTATTCATCCAGTTTGTAAAGAGCCATGTTATTTCTCCAAAACGAGCGACATTAACTATTGGCTAAATGAACTGGTTATATTTTCAAGATAATTAGAGATAGTGGAAAACTGGTGGAAAAATATGAAATATAACTATGGGATGATTTTTCTCAGATCCTATTTTCTTTATTGAAAAGATTGAGAGTAATCTAGCTTAAAATTGGTAAGATTCTTCAAATTTTACCTTTAATGACGCAAAAATTATCTTCCACAAAATTCTGCATCTAATACTTAATATTCATGCCCGTAATTTAATTGCACCTTCCACAATTTTTCCGCTTCAAACCACTACCCTAGTCCCTAATCACCAGTAAAGAGTCCCTTTTACTAAGATGATTTAGTTGACGCTCCTCGCTGTATAAAGATTTGAGGTATTCATGGAACAAAGCCGTATTGGTTATGTAATCGAAAAAGGAATATATTGCTCCTAAACTCAATATGCTGCAAACAAACAGAAACCATGACATATCTTTGGCAGCAAACTTTTCCAAGCTTTTGTGTATAGATTGCCAATGAGTTTTCCAACCAGTTTTAGGTTGAAAATCGCGACAAGTGCCATGGCGAAGCGGGTATAAAGCCGACGCTACAACAGCACCATCGCCTGGACCGTAAGGATGGACAGCGCAGATAATATCGCTTTCACCGTGGTAGAACTGGCAACGTTTACAGTAATGAGCAGCAGAGACTTTCATTGTTCTCAATCTCCCCCAACTAATTCTTGCTCTACAAAGCGAACTATGATTTGAATTGAACTACCCAGAACGAGGCAAATGCCTAGATAAACCCATACCTGCAAACAGCGCTGGTGCCAAGAACGCGATCCACAGCGCTGCAAAGCCAGATGTCACAGCCTCACGCACTAATCCACTGCTAAAGATCAGGCGAGATACAAATACAAGCATTACCAATCCTCCCAAGCCGATCGCAACTTTCAGCACTTGCTTTCGGCGGGAAATTTTAGCTGGGGAGTAGCGAACATACCAATATTCAAGCGGCATTCCGATTCCCAAACCTACCGCATAACCAAAAAGTTCCCAACCTCTAGGAGAGAAACTGGTGAAAGGAAATACTGCAATTGGTGCTGAAAGACCTAGAACTAGGAAGAATTGAAATGTCCGTCCAGAGAACCAGCGCACAAGCTTGTGCCACAAACGCTGGTAAGCAACCACCAAAATCAACGCGATCGCCACGCCACCGAGTAAATCTGCCAGATAGTGTACACCAAGATACAGGCGAGCTAGCATTACTAGAAAGACAATGCATACCGAAATAACTGCCGGGATGCGACCAAACGCAGTCAATGTCCCCCACAAAGTAGTTGCAGTTACTGTGTGTCCACTAGGAAACGACGGTACTCCTGGATGTGTGCGAATAATAATCTGGGGATCGTGGGGACGCAACACAGGGAAGATAGTCCAAATTAGTACGTCTATCACTGTTGCTAAAAGCACGACTCCAAGCAAGCCATAGGCAAGCCGTCGTCCTGAAATCCAGAGTGCTAAAGCAAAGACCACGGTAACAGCCTTAGCCGTCCCAAATTGCGTGAGGATCTCAAATAGCCAATTCCATCTGACACCGAACAAGCGCTGAATGGTAATAATTGGCTCAGGACTCCAAAGTATGTCAACCGCCATTTTCCTTTGCTCGTTCAGGATTCAGAAATACTTTCAGCTTTTGCCAGAGAGAATTGGTATAAGACACTTTACTGCGGAATTGCTGAGGGATAGACCTCATCAGCAACTAGCACGGGTTTGTTGCTATATTCTGCTTCTAACTTCCGCTTCAAGTCCAAATCCCAAGTCAGGTTGTATTCCCGTTCCAGA containing:
- a CDS encoding S1C family serine protease, producing MPINTALKIAQQLVTKGKVEHPYLGIEIKPNNNHNFFGIRERGVLIVKVIPDSPADKAGLRVKDTIQEINNQPINTVDEVLRLLEKSNVGSNLQMQVQRKGQTWQVALRPSPLTVATE
- a CDS encoding DUF2808 domain-containing protein — its product is MGLCPSSRSPHPYDAGIVTNDVKVIQGDRTLNSTVYKDDGRILIVFDQRVPPRTTLQIALNDVDMEFFADTKIVNYRVSSGYVALNQTLPYGLARITLR
- a CDS encoding PRC-barrel domain-containing protein; protein product: MALYKLDEYYPNYQNEIFDGYDIKNFDVYAQDDKVGSVTNMMIDDEGHFRYFIVDTGFWVFGKKILLPVGMARINYEDKRVYVPVLTKQQVEDLPEFTEYLAIDNDYEERVRGVYRPYMTTPTTGFIYGADIYNYRQEPYFYALNDLNLRMYEDRFRARRNNSRVNIL
- a CDS encoding phosphatase PAP2 family protein, encoding MAVDILWSPEPIITIQRLFGVRWNWLFEILTQFGTAKAVTVVFALALWISGRRLAYGLLGVVLLATVIDVLIWTIFPVLRPHDPQIIIRTHPGVPSFPSGHTVTATTLWGTLTAFGRIPAVISVCIVFLVMLARLYLGVHYLADLLGGVAIALILVVAYQRLWHKLVRWFSGRTFQFFLVLGLSAPIAVFPFTSFSPRGWELFGYAVGLGIGMPLEYWYVRYSPAKISRRKQVLKVAIGLGGLVMLVFVSRLIFSSGLVREAVTSGFAALWIAFLAPALFAGMGLSRHLPRSG